The window actatagactagactatagactagactatagactagactatagactagactatagactagactatagactagactatagactagactatagactagactatagactagactatagactagactatagactagactattgactagactataggctagactatagactagactatagactagactatagactagactatagactagactataggctagactatagactagactataggctagacccgATGGAAGCCTAGATTCATTGGTGTTGCTTAAATGTTGTTCATGAtaggtaaaaaaattaaaattaactttcattaattcttttttttttttttgaaatctaaacataaatatagaaaatatttctatctATTTACTTATAACTGAAATTTAACGtttgctttatttttcttttttatttatttaaaaaaatcatcgtgAGAAATATTAttcacatataaaaattttaggtCAAGTTAGCTAGATAATTGACTTCTAAAACTCCActtgtagaaaaatatatacgTAAGTAACTACTTAACGTTTGttcttcttaaaaaatattattggttTTGCACCttcaaatcaattttaaacacatttttaaatgattcatcgactatagattatttgAATCTGAGGTGTTTTATGTTtagaaataagtttattttaaaaacattatttacaaaaacaaaacaattttaatcaaaattatgttctaaattaattttaaaatgatcttGTTTGAGAAATCTTAATGATCTTAACGAAATATTATATTctgtaattttttacataaaatttataaattgtatcCCTTAATTAAAATGTTGATCATATTAAGTAATTACttaacagttttatatcaaatgttttgtttcctttaataattttcttgacatttttcatgtttaaattaaaaatacgttTGTTAACGTCTTTCCACACAAACAATAAGTAACGTTACGTTAAAACTCGCACGAATCACAACATCTTGCACATCCAGTTATCAACAATAAACTAAACGGTTGGCAACCCAAGCTAAacatatgtttcttttttttcgctgttgttattgttcgtacacaattgtaaaaattacagaatttaaggaaaataaattttcatgttttaaatatttctaaatatataaataacttcAAATTTAACATGAATATTTCCAAAGCAACTGGAGAacaaaaacttcaactttgtCGCACATATTTTCGTGCTGGTTTTGCTTTATTGCCGTTTCTGTGGGCGGTAAACTTCTGTTGGTTTTTCAAAGAAGCCTTTACCAGACAAACATATCCGGAACAGtcacaaataaaaaagtatgtcATTTACTCAGGCCTAGGGACATTCGTGTGGACAGTGGCTTTAACGGTATGGATTATTATATTCCAAACACAACGTGCCGAATGGGGAGCAACAGCAGACTATATGAGTTTTATTATACCACTGGGAAAACCTTAAATCTGGAGATGTTTCTACTCttttgatatataaaataagttaagtgtaatgaaaattaaagtgttaaattataaagtttttgaataTGGAATCTATTGTTTGATGTAAACAAtgaatatttgacaaaatataCTGTATTatgattcattaaaaaatattaaacaaatttgtttatatcaGGCCTGGAAAATGGTAATTTTgaaatagtactttttggtaTTGACAGAGATGTTCGTCAGATTTTAGAATCTAGACTAGTATAATAATAAACTGATGTAGGGATCGGACTATGTCGAGTTTGTAGACCCATCAATAAAGTAACATATACccaagtctatggactagcatATATGTTAAGCTATGTGATCATAAGCTTATATACTGATCAATTTCTATGTAACAAGAACTTTTTTGTGGACtagtttaaataattgtaactaACTAGCACCAAGATTAGCCTATGGACTAACATgttaactaatctatagacaagttgACTAATCTACGaattaaactaaagtttaacAAAGGGGCTATTATATGGATTAGTTTTTGTACTAATCTGTTGACTATACTACGGATTAGTGTCTGATATATGGAAACTTTTTCTTGACATGGATATTcattaaactattattttgaCTTGTGTGTGGACTAGGGTATAAACTGTTATACCACATAATGACATGGACTAGTCTATCACAGGAACttcaaaaatactttattattcaatttacaagcgatgtcgtatcgttgtatgtaTGATTTGAAAGACCTGGTTTACACTAGGACACTTTTTTGGAAAGCTGTTGATTTTTGTGTGGGAAAGAAAGATATGgttgatattttttctctttctttcacacacaaaaaaacaaaagttttccaaaaaagtttcctagtgtgaacctgatctaaaatgttttattcaaagttgaaaaaattacaatagTACTTATGTTTCCATTCCTgatttatattgttattgttgatttttaGTGTTaccaatttgatttttttctcttttgtatAAGAATTCGTACCTGTATGTGAATAATAAACCAattgataaaacaaaattacGCAGTGCGCAGATCCATTAGTTTTGTTTCTTGCAATCAGCTGTGACGTATGTAAAGACCATTGTGTCTTCAATGAAAGAAAGCAAAGTTTTCcaacacaaattttaaaacttaataaaatgttgtacCGATGTGCAGtaagaaattgtaataataacaataagatAAAACCATGCGCAATAAGTTTCTTTAGCTTTCCATCGGATCCTAAATTATTAAAGCAATGGAGAAGTTTTTGTGGTTGCGGCAAAGACATGAATCCAAAGACCTCACAAATATGTATGGAACATTTCAAATCGGAAGATTTCGAAAAtgaattacaatttaaattggGTAAGTTAGGGGTAAGATATAAAAATCATccaaaatttatagtttttaatgtttttttgtttaaaaaggttTTACCAAAAGACGCATATTGAAGTGTGGTGTAGTGCCTAGTGTACGAAAATTATCGACGGAGGAAAAAGAACGTGATAAGCGTAGACAAAAgcgtgaaaacaaaaaaattgtagaaatgcTTATTAAAGAACATGATGAGAAATCTGTTGCGCTTAAAGGTAAGAGGGGTGTAACTCGCAGATAACTAGAGTATTCAGAAACCCGATTTTAATGTGATATGGATACAAAAACCGACATGGTTTAATCGACTCCGAAATCTTTAAGGACTTTATAGGGTCAGAAAATATCGGATCAGATCaattagaaatatataatatagttTTTGGTTTAAAGATTTGTTAACTTTTGTTATGGATCCGCAGtcataaatttctatttaagcTTAGATTCATTACATTATCATTTTCTAGAAGctgaaaaaaatcaacaatcaGAACAGGCAATGAAAACTGAAATTGTAGTGGAACCTGAATTTAATCCAGTATCTGATCTGCTTTCCATACCGCAGAAGGTATtctctttaaataataataataataatgatatggACTCTTATAAAATGGAAATGTAAGTACAAATATAAGTATTTTGATTTGCTTTCAATACTCAATTGTGTTCACTTCCAGAGAACGACTGCGTATAGAAAACCTAATTCTAAATGAAAACTCAAAAAAGCAAACGGCTGAATTAAATGCTTTAATGAAGAAAAGAGAGTTGGAAAACAAAACTTAtgtgaaaaatctaaaaagtttAGAAACGAAATTATTGAAAGCTAATtacgaattaaaaaatttggaaGAAAAGCTTTTAGGTATTTTTACTAAACGTCAAATTGCAAAATTGAAAGTAGGCGACAAGCGTATTGTTTGGTCCAAAGAGGATCTATCCCAAGGTCTTGTGTTATATGAAACGAGTCCTAAATTTTATAAGCtgttgtatagaaaaaattttcctttgCCTTCCGTACGCACTCTACAAGTATGGCGTCGAAAGTTTCAAGACATTGAAATAAATCGCGTTATAGAAAATGAAGACGCGAATGATCTAGaaagagaaataaatgaaaatcttCAGAAACAAATAGAACAAGATTtagaacaacaaattaaaatggaaattgaaattgatgaaattaattagtaaaataaatattttaccaaaTAACTTTTTACACTGTATAAaacctagtttttttttttggaaaattgagaaaaaagagAAGCTTGCATAGCAACTACATACAAacttatgtttatatgtatgtcagTAACGGTTACCACACCCTGAGAATGTACCTAGTGTGCAAATGGAAAAGTTCTGGCTACCACACTTCGCAGATAGAGTTCTCAATTGTGAGATTTTTAGgaacatttaaaaattcagcttagaaaattttctagattTATCTTAGGAATTTGGCCATTATAGTGAATAAGAGTCATGACTACCACaacttattttcaaatatatagaCATAATTGTTATACAAATTAATTTCCCAACTAGGTCAAAATACTCTGATCTTGCATTatgatttaaagtttaaaaaaaagttcttttaaatatcaacaaaaaactatttacatagtttttcattgaattttgaattttttgaatttttatcgATTTCAGGATTTTTCGagatttttcaaaagttttcataataattttttttacgttttaaaataatatctcTAAATTATgagaatttatttagttttttttttattaaaggatAACTCTAATATTGAGCCCCAAACATGGTGTGGTCACGATCAGTGCTACCAACCTCTAAAATTGACTCCCAAGCCCGTTGTGAACACTACACCATTTGCAACAGTAATTCAGAAAAGCTCAATTGTAAATGAGATTTTCCATTTGCAATTTAGAAAATTCCAATTGGAAATggtatttttcatttaacatttagaaaagatcaattgaaaattataattttcatttatactttagaaaatatcaattgaaattgagatattccatttgaaattcagaaaagAACAGttttaaatgagattttttatttgaaattcggaATACAacaattgaaaatgagatttttcatttttaattcagaaaattctatttaaaattagaattttcatttgaaattcagaaaattccaaCTGGaaatgagatttttcatttgaaattaagaaaaattcaattaaaaataagatttctcacaatactaatacattcttagagttaggtaccatagaaaaataaatagaagtgttactgagagtaagaaatattactctctcacatgtacacgttctgtgtgaatttaatacaattgtatgagtatttttatttttgtttacataaaataacaaaaatatgaaagtacaaaatgtatccgaatacatcataccctaccacattgcgagtaagtagcaataagttatttagtaatttttaatttagaagttatattcaagagattgatgtttgcttaattaataaatgtactactcattttaacaatatatagtcaaaatttcgtatatataaaatttgttgagtcgaattttataaataccctattcttgtgtagcatgtaccgcttacaaaatatttcaataggctaatttatggacggattacataattacatcgacgcaggtgttacaaactttaagacataaacaaaatgccgttcccattagtgtggtgtagggtgtactttgactgcatttgggctgctttgaaattaacaataatcgttcatatcaagcgttaattttagcattagcacaattcctttggcaaaatagcccctgctgctgcaataaacactgctaaaagttatgtttttcctataaaattattgaaaacattttcagaaaaaaaaaaaaacaaatttttcaatcgtttttatttttttaatataatttttaagtgtcaatattgactcaacccagcaaacacaaagagtttatttaaaattaagaataatttttaacgaagatgtttcttacattggtcaactgatattgaataaaaatggctaattcaaaacattatttcataaaatatcgaaatataatgtcaaacaaaaatataaaaactttttaaacgaaagagtttgtgtttgttgggttacatatttttcaactaatacattctcacgacttaggtttttgacagcagacttaggttcTGTCATGCTCAGATTCGTTTCTAtgtataaaacaagtaggaaagtatagtcgggcatggccgaccatatgataccctacaccatgagtatatttttacaatttttacttttataaaatttttattttttgtaaagaaacttttatgttaaatattaccataattccaaaatatttaagccatttattgataaaaaactaaaatttcttaatgaggctttatataggtcaaatatgggccgatcctcggtaaatttgggaaaaggatatatttctaaataacagttagttttgttgagtttcattgcgatacaaatggttacaagtcaattttagacgtttaagtcaattttgaaggggggtttgtatgggggctagggtcaaatataggccgatccttacgaaaatctgcactatcatttatacttatataaaacatatttgtgccaatttttagagagatagcagaatatttgacgtaattatagcataaaaagttcaaatcgggaggtacggttgtatgggggctaggtgaaataatggaccgctttcaaccattttcaataggcttcgtccttgtgccaaaaacatgcttggtccaaatttcatcaaattatcttgaaaattgcggcctgtaccttgcggcctttacatggacagccagccagccggacagacggacggacatgtcttaatcgactcaaaaaatgattctgaatcgatcggtatactttaaggtgggtattggaccaatatttttgtatgttacaaacatcagcacaaacgtataataccctccccactatagtggtgtagggtataattattctatgttaggtaccgactgacagtagacttaggtactttttgacagcgtttcacttcttagtgttcagtgtcCAAAACATTCAAGCTGATAcagaagtttaatttttttaagtattcttcaaaaaattaaaaatttctatataaacataTCAGTCTTTCATAATGTGTTGCCACACTGCTTAACTCTGTTTGTTTTGGTATTGTCATCTGGTAGTAAATTTTTGGTTTATGTCCTTACTAATTAATTACATCATTACCGactgttaaaaaaatagtctgTTAGTGGATATAACAGTGTTTAACTGCAGAATAGTAATTATATTCTTAATTATATACTTTAGTATGCTTTGTACACTGCTGTAACTTAATATGGTGAACTTTTCTTGAGGCGAATCTCCAGGTGCAGGTTTAGGGATCAAATTAATACTCGAAAATTGATTTTGAGTACgctgttaattttgtttgctagttttaGCAAAggaatgcaaaagtgtaaacagcaaattattacaatttatgaatttttaaagtagTAAAAATTATGGAGACATCATAGTTTTTTGGCTTtaaattttagactagactatagtctaaactagactataaataaaatagacaaaagactagactaaaaactaggctatagactagaccatagactagactaaatactataatatagactagactagaccagagactagactagaccagagactatagactagactgtagactagactatagactagactatagactagactatagactagactatagactagactatagactagactatagactagactatagactagactatggactacactacagactagactataaactagactaaactatcgactagactatagaatagaatagactaaagactaaactatcgactagactgtagatcagactagacaatagactaggcaatagactagacaatagactagactataggctagactatatactagactatagactagactaaatactagactatagactagactatagactagactatagattagactatagactagactatagactagactataaactagacgaccatagactagacaatagactagacaatacactagacaatagactagactatatactacgctatatactagactatagactagactaaaaactagactataggctagactatagactagactatagactagactcgacaaaaagctgcaaaactaagttctatattagtcttgatgaccctgataaactttataattatagggcctaatttgaccttagcccctctaaaaagcccccatcaaaatgttacttaaatatccacagttttattaaacagtaaatggcttttgtatatctgaggcaaggtacaatacaacttaaatgctttattattaaaactaaatcacattttattcgtatacaggtgtaggtcggcctcgcccgactataacttcttacttgtttagatTATAGTTTTGTCTTAGTTATAGCCTAGCTTTagttatagcctagtctatattcttagCTATAGCTTTGGCTATAGTTTCTTCTAGAGCATTGACTATTGTCTTGTCCATTGTGAAAACTACAGTCTtgaccatagtctagtttatagttttgactgtagttttatctatagtcttgaatataatcGATAGCACTGTCCATAATCttgactattgtctagtttattaatattgttctagtttaaagtcttggccataatatagtttatagtcttgactgtagttttatctatagtcttgaatataatcGATAGCACTGTCCATAATCTTGACTTTTGTCtagtttattaatattgttctagtctacagtcttggccatagtatagtttatagtcttggctgtagttttgtctatagtcttgaatataatcGATAGCACTGtccataatcttgactatagtatagtttatagtcttgactgtagttttgtctatagtcttgaatataatcGATAGCactgtccatagtcttgactgtagtctagtttattaatattgttcTACTCTACAGTCTTGTCAATAATCCTGTCTATACCAGAAGAGTTCGTGgtgctgtctatagtctaaactatgttTTTGCtaattgtcttgtctatagccttttcttgtattttcttatctacagtcttgtctatagtattgattaTATCTAGTATCTTTAATATAATCTATGGCCTTGAATATAATCGATAGTTCTATCCTACAGTCTTGActtaagtctagtttatagtatttacAATAGCTTTGACTATacttagtctaatctatattctgtTTTGATTATGTTTTTGTGGCCTTAAATATATTCCAATCTATAGTATTTAATATAATGTATAGTCTTGACGATAATCTTGTTTATAGCCTTGAAAATAATCGATATTTCTTTACATAATCTTAACTTGTTGTTGTCGATAGTCTTTCTCctaatattttcaattcaaGTTAATTTCCTTGACTATAATGTTcctaaaagccgtgatacacagTTGTCGGAtattacaacgttgtcagtaaaatgttcagaaaatatctaacaatcgtctgaacttacaatttttcttttgaagcGTTTTCAGAAAAAACATATATGacaatattgcaaaacaaaatttgtaaaatggtaatgttattagacattttctgcacattttactgtcaacgttgtaagatctaacaaccgtgtatacatagttGTATAAATGTGCTGTCTTCAGGAGAACAATTCATGTATATatccatttaaataataatgatttatttctttttcaatatagagaatttatatatttttctttttttttcattaactatattaatttttacatacaattCTTAGGGAAatctaattataattaattaaacttaatataataaaaataattactatTTACACAtaccatttatataaaaaactaactaaaattattataaaatatccaAATAAAGTGACAGTGTTATAAGCTTAAGTTTAAAAGAAACTAAGAAAACATAAACTTACTTAAAAGTTAAATAGTTACattgaacaaaaaaaggaaaacgtAAGTCAGTCTAAACTTggtttaaattatacaaataaatgcatttattttagAATTGTGTAACATATAATTAGCCATTTTACAATCGGTGTCGTAGCATTGtatattgtaattgtttttattattattatgacttACAACGATACAACAACGATAGTGAATAGGACAAATATTAATGAtttgagttattttttttaaaaaaagctgttacatatatgtatatttgcacaatattatgattaaatatggGTTTTAATTGATGTATATGTATAATTGTGGTTTAAACAAATGACTTTTGCAAGGTTAGTGGTTCCATTTCATAACGTTTCTGTAAAATGTTAtcgatttgtttgtttgttttattaatgctAAAGTTGGACTAAACTAAAAGAagtgattaaatatttaaacgctGATACCTTGCATTATATTGTTATACtacagtttttagtttttttttattagtgaGTGAGAGTTCCTTTGGACATTACTATAATCTATGTAGTTTAGGGGCTGTAAAGGCCTATAGATTCGAAAGACTTTTTTGTTTAGGGAGTTTGATTAACGAAAATGActgctttt of the Lucilia cuprina isolate Lc7/37 chromosome 2, ASM2204524v1, whole genome shotgun sequence genome contains:
- the LOC111684360 gene encoding gamma-secretase subunit pen-2; translation: MNISKATGEQKLQLCRTYFRAGFALLPFLWAVNFCWFFKEAFTRQTYPEQSQIKKYVIYSGLGTFVWTVALTVWIIIFQTQRAEWGATADYMSFIIPLGKP
- the LOC111684361 gene encoding THAP domain-containing protein 3-like; this translates as MLYRCAVRNCNNNNKIKPCAISFFSFPSDPKLLKQWRSFCGCGKDMNPKTSQICMEHFKSEDFENELQFKLGFTKRRILKCGVVPSVRKLSTEEKERDKRRQKRENKKIVEMLIKEHDEKSVALKEAEKNQQSEQAMKTEIVVEPEFNPVSDLLSIPQKVFSLNNNNNNDMDSYKMEIERLRIENLILNENSKKQTAELNALMKKRELENKTYVKNLKSLETKLLKANYELKNLEEKLLGIFTKRQIAKLKVGDKRIVWSKEDLSQGLVLYETSPKFYKLLYRKNFPLPSVRTLQVWRRKFQDIEINRVIENEDANDLEREINENLQKQIEQDLEQQIKMEIEIDEIN